A window from Lachnoanaerobaculum umeaense encodes these proteins:
- the obgE gene encoding GTPase ObgE has translation MFADSAKIFIKSGKGGDGHVSFRRELFVAAGGPDGGDGGKGGDIIFEVDEGLNTLTDFRMKRKYVAGDGEPGGKRKCHGADAKSLTLKVPEGTVIKDFETGKVIADMSGENKREVILRGGKGGFGNMNFATATMQVPKFAKPGQPGKEMFVLLELKVIADVGLVGFPNVGKSTLLSRVSNAKPKIANYHFTTLDPHLGVVDVKGAGGFVMADIPGLIEGASEGVGLGHDFLRHIERTKVLVHVVDAASTEGRDPVEDIKTIMNELKSYDESLLERPQLIAANKIDAIYDEENNEIERIKAAFPDIKVFPISGVSGKGIQELLYELVNVLSTIDRTVKVFEKEFEIDYSSDKNLPFTVEIDEDGVFVVEGPRIEKMLGYTNLDSEKGFDFFQKFLKTSGVLEKLEEAGIVDGNTVRMYGHEFDYYK, from the coding sequence ATGTTTGCTGATAGTGCAAAAATTTTTATAAAATCAGGTAAGGGCGGAGATGGCCATGTAAGCTTTAGAAGAGAGCTTTTTGTGGCTGCCGGTGGTCCTGACGGTGGAGATGGTGGAAAAGGTGGCGATATCATCTTTGAAGTGGATGAAGGCCTGAATACACTCACCGACTTTAGAATGAAGAGAAAATATGTGGCAGGAGATGGTGAGCCGGGTGGTAAGCGAAAATGCCATGGTGCAGATGCCAAGAGCCTTACACTTAAGGTACCTGAGGGTACTGTAATAAAAGACTTTGAAACCGGCAAGGTAATTGCCGATATGTCAGGTGAAAATAAAAGAGAGGTAATTCTTAGAGGCGGTAAAGGCGGATTTGGAAATATGAATTTTGCCACAGCTACTATGCAGGTGCCAAAGTTTGCCAAGCCGGGTCAGCCGGGAAAAGAGATGTTCGTTCTCTTGGAGCTAAAGGTTATAGCGGATGTAGGTCTTGTAGGATTCCCTAATGTAGGTAAGTCAACACTACTCTCCAGAGTAAGTAATGCAAAGCCTAAGATTGCAAATTATCATTTCACTACACTTGATCCTCATCTAGGAGTAGTAGATGTAAAGGGTGCAGGCGGTTTTGTTATGGCAGATATCCCCGGACTTATAGAGGGTGCCAGTGAAGGTGTAGGTCTTGGGCATGATTTTCTAAGACATATAGAAAGAACTAAAGTACTTGTACATGTAGTAGATGCAGCTTCTACTGAGGGCAGAGATCCGGTAGAGGATATAAAAACCATCATGAATGAGCTTAAGAGTTATGATGAGAGTCTTCTTGAAAGACCACAGCTTATTGCCGCAAATAAAATAGATGCAATCTATGACGAAGAGAACAATGAAATAGAGAGAATAAAGGCGGCTTTTCCGGATATTAAAGTATTCCCTATATCAGGTGTAAGCGGCAAGGGTATACAGGAACTTCTCTATGAGCTGGTAAATGTTCTCAGTACAATAGATAGAACCGTAAAGGTTTTTGAGAAAGAATTTGAAATAGACTATTCAAGCGATAAGAATCTTCCGTTTACAGTTGAGATTGACGAGGACGGAGTATTTGTGGTAGAAGGTCCAAGAATAGAGAAGATGCTTGGATATACAAATCTGGATTCTGAAAAGGGATTTGATTTCTTTCAGAAATTCTTAAAGACATCAGGTGTTTTGGAAAAGTTGGAAGAGGCCGGAATAGTTGATGGAAATACTGTTCGTATGTATGGCCATGAGTTTGACTATTATAAGTAA
- the rpmA gene encoding 50S ribosomal protein L27 translates to MLKMNLQLFAHKKGVGSTKNGRDSESKRLGAKRADGQFVLAGNILYRQRGTKIHPGLNVGRGGDDTLFATVDGVVRFERKGRDKKQVSVYPRAIAE, encoded by the coding sequence ATGTTAAAAATGAACCTTCAGCTTTTCGCTCATAAAAAGGGAGTTGGATCTACAAAGAACGGTCGTGACTCTGAGTCAAAAAGACTTGGTGCTAAGAGAGCAGACGGACAGTTTGTTTTAGCTGGAAATATACTATACAGACAGAGAGGTACAAAGATTCATCCGGGACTTAATGTAGGTCGTGGTGGTGATGATACTTTGTTCGCTACAGTTGATGGTGTAGTTCGTTTTGAAAGAAAGGGCAGAGACAAAAAGCAGGTTTCTGTTTACCCAAGAGCTATTGCTGAATAA
- a CDS encoding ribosomal-processing cysteine protease Prp, whose translation MINVIAFAKDGKYTGLKVSGHASFGEEGKDIVCAAVSVLTLNLSNSIEHFCDDDFIVDSDDGFFHLTLQDRSEKSGVLLDSCILGLMDIGEDYRDFIKINLQEVK comes from the coding sequence ATGATTAACGTCATTGCATTTGCTAAAGATGGCAAATATACCGGTTTGAAAGTTTCAGGTCATGCAAGTTTTGGTGAAGAAGGTAAGGATATAGTATGTGCTGCGGTTTCAGTACTTACGCTGAACTTGTCAAATTCTATTGAACATTTTTGTGATGATGACTTTATAGTCGATTCAGATGATGGTTTTTTTCATCTTACTTTGCAGGATAGAAGTGAGAAATCGGGAGTATTACTGGATTCATGTATTCTTGGTCTTATGGATATAGGGGAAGATTACAGAGATTTTATCAAGATTAATTTACAGGAGGTCAAGTAA
- the rplU gene encoding 50S ribosomal protein L21, with product MYAIIATGGKQYKVSEGDIIRVEKLGKADGEAVTFDQVLALNDGELKVGTPTVTGASVSASVLKEGKAKKVIVYKYKPKKGHHKKNGHRQQFTEVKIEKINA from the coding sequence ATGTACGCAATTATTGCTACAGGTGGTAAGCAGTATAAGGTTTCAGAAGGAGATATCATTAGAGTAGAGAAACTTGGAAAAGCAGACGGTGAGGCTGTTACATTTGATCAGGTTCTTGCACTAAACGATGGAGAACTTAAAGTTGGAACACCTACTGTAACAGGAGCAAGTGTTAGTGCATCTGTTCTTAAAGAGGGCAAGGCTAAGAAGGTTATTGTATACAAGTACAAGCCTAAAAAAGGTCACCACAAGAAGAACGGTCACAGACAGCAGTTTACAGAAGTTAAGATTGAAAAGATTAATGCATAA
- a CDS encoding GerW family sporulation protein produces MEKKSQFFDNAEAIFNGMNTFLTTKTVVGEPIVVGETTIIPLVDVSCGMAAGTFEESSKSKGGGGMSAKISPTAMLIIQDGRTKVVNIKNQDAISKILDMVPDLINKITNKADVDKEATKQAETILNESESKYID; encoded by the coding sequence ATGGAGAAGAAAAGTCAATTTTTTGATAATGCCGAAGCTATATTTAATGGGATGAACACCTTTCTCACCACAAAGACAGTAGTAGGAGAGCCGATTGTTGTGGGAGAGACCACTATAATACCATTGGTGGACGTAAGTTGCGGAATGGCAGCAGGTACATTTGAAGAAAGTTCAAAGTCAAAAGGTGGCGGTGGAATGAGTGCAAAGATATCACCTACTGCAATGTTAATAATTCAAGATGGTAGAACTAAAGTTGTCAACATAAAAAATCAGGACGCCATCAGCAAGATACTTGATATGGTTCCTGACCTTATAAATAAGATAACAAATAAGGCGGATGTCGATAAGGAAGCTACAAAACAAGCTGAAACAATATTAAATGAAAGTGAAAGTAAATATATTGATTGA
- a CDS encoding RrF2 family transcriptional regulator — MKISTRGRYALKMMVEFAINSDSPTKVNQVSKSYGISEKYLEQIVSILSKAKLVKSIRGAQGGYLLIKPVEEYTVGEILRLTEGSLSPVDCLDGHGFCVHSDFCVTQNLFKKVEDAINNVVDNISLQDLVEDELDIRRREKELESINPI; from the coding sequence ATGAAAATTTCTACTAGGGGTAGATATGCATTAAAAATGATGGTGGAGTTTGCCATAAACTCAGACTCTCCTACAAAGGTAAATCAGGTTTCCAAATCTTATGGTATTTCCGAAAAATATTTAGAGCAGATAGTTTCCATACTTTCTAAGGCGAAGCTTGTAAAAAGTATTCGTGGTGCTCAAGGCGGATATCTCCTTATCAAGCCTGTTGAGGAATATACAGTCGGTGAGATTCTTAGACTTACTGAGGGATCTCTATCTCCTGTAGACTGCCTTGACGGTCATGGTTTTTGTGTGCACTCCGATTTTTGTGTCACCCAAAATCTTTTCAAAAAAGTTGAGGATGCCATTAACAATGTAGTCGACAATATTTCACTTCAAGATCTGGTTGAAGATGAACTCGATATAAGAAGAAGAGAGAAAGAACTCGAATCAATTAATCCAATATAA
- the ymfI gene encoding elongation factor P 5-aminopentanone reductase, whose protein sequence is MNVLITGASKGIGKAIALEFAKNKCNIIGCARSDFDGLTNTQKQCKDLGVDCYIDLCDVAKEDEVQKFILSSTNIIGPIDILINNAGISYIGLLQDMSLYEWNNVINTNLTSAFLTSKYVIPHMLKSQAGHIINISSVWGNVGASMEAAYSASKGGLNSFTKALAKELAPSHINVNAISPGFIDTEMNNSFEPAELNAIFDEIPMGRAGKTEEVAKLVYRIAISEYITGQIITIDGGWT, encoded by the coding sequence ATGAATGTACTTATAACCGGGGCTTCCAAAGGTATTGGAAAAGCAATAGCACTGGAGTTTGCAAAAAATAAATGTAATATTATAGGATGTGCGAGATCCGACTTTGATGGATTAACTAATACACAGAAGCAGTGTAAAGATTTAGGTGTAGATTGCTATATAGATCTATGCGATGTCGCAAAAGAGGATGAGGTTCAAAAGTTTATACTTTCATCAACAAATATAATAGGTCCTATAGATATTTTAATAAATAATGCAGGTATATCCTACATCGGATTGCTGCAAGATATGTCTTTGTACGAGTGGAATAATGTAATCAATACCAATTTGACTTCAGCTTTTTTGACATCAAAATATGTTATTCCACATATGCTAAAAAGTCAAGCAGGTCATATTATAAATATATCCTCAGTATGGGGAAATGTCGGAGCATCTATGGAGGCAGCGTATTCTGCTTCAAAAGGCGGACTGAACTCATTCACAAAAGCTCTTGCAAAAGAATTAGCACCAAGTCATATAAATGTAAATGCTATTTCCCCGGGGTTTATAGATACTGAAATGAATAATTCATTTGAACCGGCAGAATTAAATGCTATATTTGATGAAATACCAATGGGAAGAGCCGGAAAAACCGAAGAAGTTGCAAAATTGGTTTATAGAATAGCAATATCTGAATATATTACAGGTCAAATTATAACCATAGATGGGGGATGGACATAA
- a CDS encoding tRNA-dihydrouridine synthase family protein has protein sequence MDIYMAPMEGVTNYVFRKAYIKHFKGVDKFFTPFITPHMKKGFSKSELMELNANYNKTQYLIPQILTNNSDDFLKLAYEIKEMGYNEFNINLGCPSGTVTSKKRGSGFLQDVVALDRFFYDIFEKKDDIKISVKTRIGFSDYDEWEDLLKVYEKYEFCEIIIHPRLRSDFYKNNIHMEALLSACKELKQKLIYNGDINTLEDNVILNKNLPSNRVFGIMIGRGLVRNPFLAESIKKKDNIYDIDKAVEFLNDIVNEYLSLDFGERNTLFKLKEIWGMMLGDNEKYTKILKKIRKSNTVKEYNLVVNEFKNME, from the coding sequence ATGGATATATATATGGCACCGATGGAGGGTGTAACAAATTATGTTTTTAGAAAAGCATATATAAAGCATTTTAAAGGTGTAGACAAATTTTTTACACCTTTTATAACACCACATATGAAAAAGGGCTTTTCAAAATCTGAACTTATGGAATTGAATGCGAATTATAACAAAACACAGTATCTTATACCACAAATATTGACAAACAATTCTGATGATTTTTTGAAGCTTGCATATGAGATAAAAGAGATGGGATATAATGAATTCAATATAAATCTGGGATGCCCGTCAGGTACGGTAACATCAAAAAAAAGAGGATCGGGATTTTTGCAGGATGTGGTGGCTTTGGATAGATTCTTTTATGATATTTTTGAGAAAAAGGATGATATAAAAATATCTGTTAAGACAAGAATTGGATTTTCAGATTATGATGAATGGGAGGATTTGCTAAAAGTATATGAAAAGTATGAATTTTGTGAAATAATAATCCATCCAAGACTTAGAAGTGATTTTTATAAGAACAATATTCATATGGAGGCTCTTTTATCTGCATGCAAAGAGTTAAAACAAAAACTTATATACAATGGAGATATAAATACATTAGAAGATAATGTTATTTTAAATAAAAATCTGCCATCAAACAGAGTCTTTGGAATTATGATTGGTAGAGGTCTTGTAAGAAATCCATTTTTAGCAGAGTCAATAAAGAAAAAAGATAATATTTATGACATTGATAAAGCTGTAGAATTTCTTAATGATATAGTAAATGAGTACCTATCACTGGATTTTGGTGAGAGAAATACATTGTTCAAGCTTAAAGAAATCTGGGGAATGATGTTAGGTGATAATGAAAAATATACTAAGATATTAAAAAAGATAAGAAAGTCAAACACTGTTAAGGAATATAATCTGGTTGTAAATGAATTTAAAAATATGGAATAA
- a CDS encoding cell wall-binding protein — MKKFLATITLGVALTVGAAFAAVAAPSVIVIPSKSTATVTTATPSTATSSVATPSTATGSNSGRSRGSSGGSSGGSGYKSAKSSAQSVSNSAGTWVKDANGWWLNYGAGNYAKNTWVFKDSNWYYFNADGYMYTSWLYINNNWYYLHDDGHMNIGWLRTEDTKLWYYFDANGAMWYNATTPDGYYVNSDGVYVER, encoded by the coding sequence ATGAAGAAATTTTTAGCAACAATAACATTAGGAGTAGCATTAACAGTTGGTGCAGCATTTGCAGCTGTAGCAGCTCCATCAGTGATAGTAATACCATCAAAAAGCACAGCTACAGTAACAACAGCAACGCCATCAACAGCAACATCATCTGTTGCAACACCATCAACAGCAACAGGTTCTAACTCAGGAAGATCACGTGGTTCTTCAGGTGGATCATCAGGTGGTTCAGGATATAAGTCAGCAAAGAGCTCAGCTCAGAGTGTTTCAAATTCAGCAGGAACATGGGTTAAGGATGCTAATGGCTGGTGGTTAAACTATGGTGCAGGAAATTATGCAAAGAATACTTGGGTATTTAAGGATTCTAACTGGTATTATTTCAATGCAGATGGTTATATGTATACTTCATGGTTATATATCAATAACAACTGGTACTACTTACATGATGACGGTCATATGAACATAGGTTGGTTGCGTACAGAGGATACAAAGTTATGGTATTACTTTGATGCCAATGGTGCTATGTGGTACAATGCAACAACTCCTGACGGATACTATGTAAATAGTGACGGAGTTTATGTAGAAAGATAA
- the uxuA gene encoding mannonate dehydratase, which produces MQMTWRWYGEGNDSVTLKQIKQIPGVEGIVWALHNKAAGEVWEVAEIEEVRKQIEPYGFNMDVVESVNVHDDIKIGLPSRDALIENYKITLRNLAKFGVKVVCYNFMPVFDWTRTDLHHELPDGSNALFYEKKIIKEDPMEMAKYIIEGSKGYTMPGWEPERLEHLQELFDAYKPVTKEKLWENLKYFLEAILPTCEECNIKMAIHQDDPPWDIFGLPRLLVDEAAIDKFLKLVDNPYSGLTLCSGSLGANENNRVANIVRKHCDRIYFAHVRNVKHYEGGDFSEVSHRDCDGDVGILDIVKAYHDCGYTGYIRPDHGRHIWDEKSRPGYGLYDRALGVMYILGIWDTLEKFDKK; this is translated from the coding sequence ATGCAAATGACTTGGCGTTGGTACGGAGAAGGGAATGACTCCGTTACCTTAAAGCAGATCAAGCAGATTCCGGGTGTTGAAGGCATTGTATGGGCATTACATAATAAGGCTGCCGGAGAAGTTTGGGAAGTAGCTGAAATAGAAGAGGTAAGAAAACAAATTGAGCCATATGGCTTTAATATGGATGTTGTAGAATCTGTAAATGTCCATGATGATATAAAAATAGGCTTGCCCAGCAGAGATGCTCTTATCGAAAATTACAAGATAACTCTTAGAAATCTTGCAAAATTCGGTGTAAAAGTAGTGTGTTATAATTTTATGCCAGTATTTGACTGGACCAGGACTGATCTACACCATGAGCTTCCGGATGGATCGAATGCCCTTTTTTATGAGAAGAAAATTATTAAAGAAGATCCTATGGAGATGGCAAAATATATTATCGAAGGTTCGAAAGGATATACTATGCCGGGATGGGAGCCTGAGAGACTTGAGCATTTGCAAGAACTTTTTGATGCATATAAGCCGGTGACAAAAGAGAAACTTTGGGAAAATCTGAAGTATTTCTTAGAGGCTATTTTGCCAACATGTGAGGAATGTAATATTAAGATGGCCATTCATCAGGATGATCCGCCATGGGATATTTTCGGACTCCCAAGGCTTTTGGTAGATGAGGCTGCTATTGATAAATTTTTGAAATTGGTAGACAACCCATATTCAGGACTTACACTTTGTTCAGGTTCACTTGGAGCAAATGAAAATAATAGAGTTGCAAATATAGTAAGAAAGCATTGTGACAGAATATATTTTGCACATGTACGAAATGTAAAGCATTATGAAGGTGGAGATTTCTCAGAAGTTTCACATAGAGATTGCGATGGAGATGTAGGAATACTTGATATTGTTAAAGCATATCATGACTGTGGCTATACTGGATATATTCGTCCTGACCATGGAAGACATATCTGGGATGAAAAAAGTAGACCGGGATATGGACTTTATGACAGAGCACTTGGTGTTATGTATATCCTTGGTATATGGGATACACTTGAGAAGTTTGATAAGAAATAA
- a CDS encoding mannitol dehydrogenase family protein — translation MKLNQKSILENTAKWKELGYALPKYDREAVKKNTLANPNWIHFGAGNIFRAFQANVLNNLLNEAKTDIGLVVAEGFDYEIIDKAFKKFDDLTIYMKLCCDGRVEKNIVGSVVESLRVDPDNVDYEALKELFRKPSLQMVSFTITEKGYAIVDGNGNTPYGIETDFKIGPDKATSYMGKVCAMLYERFKAGAMPVAMVSMDNCSHNGDKLKAAVVAFAKNWCNNGVCDKGFLEYVEDEHKVSFPWSMIDKITPRPADSVMDMLIKDGIEDVDFVKTSKNTFVAPFVNAEETEYLVIEDSFPNGRPKLEEGGVMFTRHEVVDMVERMKVCTCLNPLHTALAIYGCLLGYEKISDEMKDEELTKLIKTIGYKEGLPVVTDPEIINPKDFIDTVVKVRLPNPFMPDTPQRIACDTSQKLAIRFGETIKAYVKSDVLNVADLKLIPLVFAGWARYLMGIDDNLNKFELSPDPLLEKVVTILADIKIGDRDVHSKIEKLFSDASIFGVNLYEVGLGETVENYFVELIARKGAVRDTLKKYV, via the coding sequence ATGAAACTCAATCAAAAAAGTATTTTAGAAAATACAGCAAAATGGAAAGAGCTTGGCTATGCACTACCGAAGTATGATAGAGAAGCCGTAAAAAAGAATACACTGGCAAATCCAAACTGGATACATTTTGGTGCCGGAAATATTTTTAGAGCTTTTCAGGCAAATGTACTGAATAATCTTTTAAATGAAGCTAAAACGGATATTGGACTTGTAGTGGCTGAGGGATTTGACTATGAGATAATAGACAAGGCATTTAAAAAATTTGATGATTTGACAATATATATGAAACTCTGTTGTGACGGAAGAGTTGAGAAAAATATTGTAGGATCAGTTGTAGAGTCTTTAAGAGTTGACCCTGACAATGTAGATTATGAAGCGTTGAAAGAGCTTTTTAGAAAACCTTCACTTCAAATGGTAAGCTTTACCATTACCGAAAAAGGATATGCTATAGTGGATGGAAATGGAAATACTCCATACGGAATTGAAACGGACTTTAAAATAGGTCCTGACAAAGCTACAAGTTATATGGGCAAAGTATGTGCTATGCTGTATGAGAGATTTAAGGCAGGTGCTATGCCTGTAGCTATGGTAAGTATGGATAACTGTTCACATAATGGTGATAAGTTAAAGGCTGCAGTAGTGGCGTTTGCAAAAAACTGGTGTAATAATGGTGTTTGTGATAAAGGTTTTTTAGAATATGTAGAGGATGAGCATAAGGTAAGCTTCCCATGGTCTATGATTGATAAGATAACACCAAGGCCGGCAGATTCTGTAATGGATATGCTCATTAAAGATGGCATAGAGGATGTAGACTTTGTAAAGACAAGTAAGAATACATTTGTAGCTCCTTTTGTAAATGCAGAAGAGACAGAATATCTTGTAATAGAGGATAGCTTCCCAAATGGCAGACCAAAACTTGAAGAAGGCGGTGTAATGTTTACAAGGCATGAAGTCGTAGATATGGTAGAGAGAATGAAGGTATGTACCTGCCTTAATCCACTACATACAGCCCTTGCAATATATGGATGTCTCTTAGGATATGAAAAAATTAGCGATGAGATGAAAGATGAGGAACTTACAAAGCTTATTAAGACTATAGGATATAAAGAAGGTCTTCCTGTAGTTACTGATCCGGAAATTATAAATCCGAAAGACTTTATAGACACAGTTGTAAAAGTAAGACTTCCAAATCCTTTTATGCCTGACACACCACAAAGGATTGCCTGTGATACTTCACAAAAGCTTGCAATAAGATTCGGTGAGACGATCAAAGCTTATGTAAAGTCAGATGTTTTGAATGTAGCTGATTTGAAGCTTATTCCTTTGGTATTTGCAGGTTGGGCAAGATATCTTATGGGAATAGATGATAATTTAAATAAATTTGAACTTAGTCCGGATCCATTACTTGAAAAGGTGGTTACTATTTTAGCAGATATCAAGATTGGTGATAGAGATGTACATTCAAAGATTGAAAAGCTCTTTAGTGATGCTTCCATATTTGGAGTAAATCTTTATGAAGTAGGATTGGGCGAAACTGTTGAGAATTATTTTGTGGAACTTATAGCAAGAAAGGGTGCAGTAAGAGATACATTAAAGAAGTATGTATAA
- a CDS encoding FAD-dependent oxidoreductase, producing the protein MSKNMYDAVIVGGGPAGLTAAIYLARAYYRVLVIEKEKFGGQITLTAEVVNYPGIEHISGAKLGEQMRKQAENFGAEFLLATVNSIDMDGDIKKVHTSKGDIECFGVILATGASPRMIGFEGEAKFKGHGVAYCATCDGEFFKGKEVFVVGGGFAAAEESVFLTKYASHVTILIREPDFTCAKTTAQHAYDNEKITVLTHTEVVKVEGNDVLERIVYKNNQTGKEEVFEDKNGFGVFVFAGYEPATAIVKVFGVLDERGYVITDASKKTSVEGLYAAGDVCIKPLRQVVTTVGDAGIAATELEKYISSMHKKTGIKPIVPVRQSGAGKGSLPKEEVKEEGLFSSDMLAQLNTVFGKMEKDILLKVYVKDDDTSKELLSYMSELSKLTEKISLEEIHDDSKAPLVEVCKDGEYSGLAFHGVPGGHEFTSFILGIYNVSGPGQGLSDDIKEKILAIKEKVSFKLLVSLSCTMCPDLVVAVQRIASLNPLVDAQVYDINHFGDLREKYHVMSVPCMVMNEDKVFFGKKSIEEVLDYINN; encoded by the coding sequence ATGAGTAAGAACATGTATGATGCAGTCATTGTGGGTGGAGGTCCCGCAGGTCTGACGGCTGCTATTTATTTAGCTAGAGCATATTATCGTGTACTTGTTATAGAAAAAGAAAAATTTGGCGGTCAGATTACTCTGACTGCCGAAGTTGTAAATTATCCGGGTATTGAGCATATTTCAGGTGCAAAGCTTGGCGAGCAAATGAGAAAACAGGCTGAAAACTTTGGTGCTGAGTTCTTGCTTGCTACAGTAAATTCCATTGATATGGATGGTGATATCAAAAAAGTTCATACATCAAAGGGAGATATTGAGTGCTTTGGAGTAATACTTGCAACAGGTGCATCTCCAAGAATGATAGGATTTGAGGGAGAAGCTAAGTTCAAGGGACATGGAGTTGCATATTGTGCAACATGTGATGGAGAGTTCTTTAAAGGAAAGGAAGTTTTTGTTGTAGGCGGAGGTTTTGCTGCAGCAGAGGAAAGTGTATTTTTAACAAAGTATGCAAGCCATGTGACTATTCTTATAAGAGAACCTGACTTTACCTGTGCAAAGACTACAGCTCAACATGCCTATGATAATGAAAAAATCACAGTACTTACACATACTGAAGTAGTAAAAGTTGAAGGTAATGATGTTCTAGAGAGAATTGTTTATAAGAACAATCAAACAGGCAAGGAAGAGGTCTTTGAAGATAAAAATGGATTTGGAGTGTTTGTATTTGCCGGATATGAACCTGCGACTGCTATTGTAAAGGTCTTTGGAGTATTGGATGAAAGAGGATATGTGATTACAGATGCATCAAAGAAAACTTCAGTTGAAGGATTATATGCAGCAGGAGATGTCTGTATAAAGCCTCTTAGACAGGTAGTAACTACTGTTGGAGATGCAGGTATTGCAGCAACAGAACTTGAAAAGTATATTTCTTCAATGCACAAAAAGACAGGTATTAAGCCTATAGTTCCTGTTCGCCAGTCAGGTGCAGGAAAAGGAAGTTTACCTAAGGAAGAAGTTAAAGAAGAAGGACTATTTTCATCTGATATGCTTGCACAGTTAAATACTGTGTTTGGTAAGATGGAAAAAGATATTTTACTTAAGGTGTATGTGAAAGATGATGACACCTCAAAGGAACTGCTTTCATATATGTCAGAGCTGAGTAAGCTTACAGAAAAAATATCTCTAGAAGAAATTCATGATGATTCCAAGGCACCGCTTGTAGAAGTATGCAAGGATGGAGAATACAGCGGTTTAGCTTTCCATGGGGTACCCGGAGGCCATGAGTTTACTTCATTTATTCTTGGTATATACAATGTATCAGGCCCGGGACAGGGATTAAGTGATGATATCAAAGAGAAAATTCTTGCGATAAAAGAAAAGGTTTCATTTAAGCTTCTGGTATCATTAAGCTGTACTATGTGTCCTGATTTGGTTGTAGCGGTGCAAAGAATAGCTTCATTGAACCCATTGGTAGATGCTCAGGTTTATGATATAAATCATTTTGGAGACTTGAGAGAAAAATATCATGTGATGAGTGTGCCATGTATGGTAATGAACGAAGATAAAGTTTTCTTTGGCAAAAAGAGTATAGAAGAAGTCCTTGATTATATAAACAACTAA
- the ahpC gene encoding alkyl hydroperoxide reductase subunit C, which yields MSLINKEVGEFSVQGFHKGDFVEVSKKDILGKWSVFFFYPADFTFVCPTELEDLQKNYKEFAEAGCEIYSVSTDTHFTHKAWHDHSERISKIEYPMLADPTHVLSRDFEVYIEENGLAERGSFIINPDGKIVSYEVNAGGVGRNAEELLRKLRACQFVHEHGDQVCPAKWQPGAETLKPSLDLVGQL from the coding sequence ATGTCATTGATTAACAAAGAGGTTGGAGAGTTTAGTGTACAGGGATTCCATAAGGGAGATTTTGTTGAAGTATCTAAGAAGGATATCTTAGGAAAGTGGAGCGTATTTTTCTTCTATCCAGCAGATTTCACATTTGTATGTCCTACAGAGTTAGAGGATTTACAGAAGAACTATAAGGAGTTTGCTGAGGCAGGATGTGAGATTTATTCAGTTTCAACAGATACACATTTCACACATAAGGCATGGCATGACCATTCAGAGCGTATCTCAAAGATTGAGTATCCAATGCTTGCAGATCCTACACATGTACTATCAAGAGATTTTGAAGTGTATATCGAGGAGAACGGTTTAGCAGAGAGAGGTTCTTTTATAATAAATCCTGATGGAAAGATCGTTTCTTATGAAGTAAATGCAGGTGGAGTTGGAAGAAACGCAGAAGAGCTTTTAAGAAAGCTTCGTGCTTGTCAGTTCGTTCATGAGCATGGTGATCAGGTTTGTCCTGCAAAATGGCAGCCGGGAGCAGAAACATTAAAGCCAAGTCTTGATCTTGTAGGTCAGTTATAA